A DNA window from Xanthomonas campestris pv. campestris str. ATCC 33913 contains the following coding sequences:
- a CDS encoding DUF3298 and DUF4163 domain-containing protein, translating into MRWSNVGGGVQGLLVLALLAGCNQQTPEAAQPAAEQAPAAAAEPAVQPVAEGPLQDVIEHAPAYMVGISYPPGLEAHPELQALIRGYAQDARSELMQAVSGLGNDKPAAPYELSLAFEKVLQSADLIVVSADGSRYTGGAHGEPLVARFVWLIKERKQLTAQALIPDPAGWEQIGQAVAQRLHAAAEQRVEADRVPVEEQAEQVASADRMIAEGTAAQADNFAQFVPVLNPAGKISALRFVFPPYQVGPYSDGTQTAEIPAATLLTWVAPEYAHLFAR; encoded by the coding sequence ATGCGGTGGTCGAACGTAGGTGGTGGGGTGCAGGGCTTGCTGGTGCTGGCGCTGTTGGCAGGTTGCAATCAACAAACGCCGGAGGCCGCGCAACCTGCGGCTGAGCAGGCACCGGCCGCGGCCGCCGAGCCGGCAGTGCAACCGGTGGCAGAAGGGCCGCTGCAGGATGTGATCGAACACGCGCCCGCCTACATGGTTGGTATCAGCTACCCGCCCGGGCTGGAGGCGCATCCAGAATTGCAGGCGCTGATTCGGGGCTATGCGCAGGACGCACGCAGCGAACTCATGCAGGCAGTGTCGGGGCTGGGCAACGACAAGCCCGCCGCACCGTACGAACTGTCGCTGGCATTTGAGAAGGTGCTGCAGAGCGCCGATCTCATCGTGGTGTCGGCCGACGGCAGCCGCTACACCGGCGGCGCGCATGGCGAACCGCTGGTGGCGCGCTTCGTCTGGCTGATCAAAGAGCGCAAGCAGCTCACCGCGCAGGCGCTGATTCCGGATCCGGCCGGCTGGGAGCAGATCGGGCAGGCGGTGGCGCAGCGCCTGCATGCGGCCGCCGAGCAACGCGTGGAAGCGGACCGCGTGCCAGTGGAAGAGCAAGCCGAACAGGTGGCCTCGGCCGATCGCATGATTGCCGAGGGCACTGCTGCGCAGGCGGATAACTTTGCGCAGTTCGTGCCGGTGTTGAATCCGGCCGGCAAAATCAGCGCACTGCGCTTCGTGTTTCCGCCTTATCAGGTGGGCCCGTATTCGGACGGCACGCAAACGGCCGAGATTCCCGCCGCAACATTGCTGACATGGGTAGCGCCGGAATATGCACATCTCTTCGCACGCTGA
- a CDS encoding GNAT family N-acetyltransferase, with protein sequence MDAAHLHVTHDAAHQRFTVELDGNTAELAYEQQDAVLTITHTRVPDAIGGRGVAAALVEAALGFAGEAGLKVIPACSYADAYMRRHPQFQALLA encoded by the coding sequence ATGGATGCCGCACACCTGCACGTGACGCACGACGCCGCCCATCAGCGGTTCACGGTCGAGCTCGATGGCAACACCGCCGAGTTGGCCTACGAGCAGCAGGACGCGGTGCTGACCATCACGCACACGCGGGTGCCGGACGCCATCGGTGGCCGCGGCGTGGCTGCGGCCTTGGTGGAGGCGGCATTGGGTTTTGCAGGTGAGGCGGGGTTGAAGGTCATCCCCGCCTGCAGTTATGCCGACGCCTACATGCGCCGGCATCCGCAATTTCAAGCGCTGTTGGCCTGA
- a CDS encoding MarR family winged helix-turn-helix transcriptional regulator — protein MSSFDPTAKRVDHTCERYPPFPREPAVLVRLIKHLYKRLHTQACVRLKPHGISPPEYEILMMLYGTPGQAITPTEVAEAASEKPANITRLTDQLHEKGLIARASSPDDRRKITLTLSPAGLALIDRLLPEACTLLDAETAQISEAEQVRLEKLLKKLLAGVDAVEQ, from the coding sequence ATGAGTAGCTTTGATCCAACCGCTAAACGCGTCGACCACACTTGCGAGCGTTACCCGCCTTTTCCCCGGGAGCCGGCCGTCCTGGTGCGGCTGATCAAGCACCTCTACAAGCGGCTGCACACCCAGGCCTGCGTGCGGCTCAAGCCGCATGGCATCAGCCCGCCGGAGTACGAAATCCTGATGATGTTGTATGGGACGCCGGGGCAGGCAATCACGCCAACCGAAGTGGCAGAGGCGGCCAGTGAGAAGCCGGCCAACATCACCCGGCTGACCGATCAATTGCACGAGAAAGGGCTGATTGCGCGCGCCAGCAGCCCGGACGACCGCCGCAAGATCACCTTGACGCTCTCGCCGGCTGGGCTGGCATTGATCGATCGGCTGTTGCCGGAGGCCTGCACCTTGCTGGATGCGGAGACCGCGCAGATCAGCGAGGCCGAGCAGGTGCGCCTTGAGAAACTGCTGAAGAAATTGCTCGCCGGCGTGGACGCAGTCGAACAGTAA
- a CDS encoding rhomboid family intramembrane serine protease: MITLILIAITGIVSWMAFNNRKLADRLVLWPPALDKHKQYDRLITYGFIHADLGHLVFNMITLFFFGRYIEDVMTRLTGSVLTYPLFYLGALIVSILPSYLKNQKNPNYLSLGASGAVSAVLFAFILLKPWTIILVLFIPAPAIIYAVFYVGYSLWMDRRGGDRINHSAHLAGAAFGVMFMLIMEPRVLQVFLEQLSNPRFG, encoded by the coding sequence ATGATTACCCTGATCCTGATCGCCATCACCGGCATCGTCTCGTGGATGGCGTTCAACAACCGCAAGCTGGCCGACCGGCTGGTGTTGTGGCCGCCCGCCCTGGACAAGCACAAGCAGTACGACCGCCTGATCACCTACGGCTTCATCCACGCCGATCTCGGGCACCTGGTCTTCAACATGATCACGCTGTTCTTTTTCGGCCGGTACATCGAAGACGTGATGACACGGCTGACCGGCAGCGTGCTGACTTATCCGCTGTTCTATCTGGGCGCGTTGATCGTCTCGATCCTGCCCAGCTATCTGAAGAACCAGAAGAACCCGAACTATCTCAGCCTGGGCGCATCGGGCGCGGTGTCGGCGGTGTTGTTCGCCTTCATCCTGCTCAAGCCATGGACGATCATCCTGGTGCTGTTCATTCCGGCGCCGGCGATCATCTATGCGGTGTTCTACGTGGGTTACAGCCTGTGGATGGACCGCCGCGGCGGCGACCGCATCAACCACAGCGCGCACCTGGCGGGCGCGGCGTTCGGCGTGATGTTCATGCTGATCATGGAACCGCGCGTGCTGCAGGTGTTCCTGGAGCAATTGTCGAACCCGCGCTTCGGTTGA
- a CDS encoding oligopeptide:H+ symporter, with product MTTSTLPAPAADARLPRQIPFIIGNEACERFSFYGMRNILVQFLITSLLLQEVGAPERDAEAKHILHSFMIGVFFFPLLGGWLADRFFGKYTTIIWFSLIYCAGHACLALFEDSRSGFFVGLGLIAFGAGGIKPLVASFMGDQFDQSNKHRAKVVFDAFYWIINFGSLFASLLIPLALKHLGPSWAFGIPGILMFIATAVFWLGRKRYVRVPLPPKDPHGFGAVVRSALLAHAPGQGRPGLALAAISVLLALACLGLTEQLGLVICLCMALVLLLAGIGGGTWWQLERARGTHPDAAVDGVRALLRVLVIFALVTPFFSLFDQKASTWVLQGREMRMPAWFTASQMQALNPLLVMLLIPFNNLVLYPLLRRLGWEPTSLRRMTSGIAFSGVAWIAVGAIQVAMDGGEPMHIAWQILPYALLTFGEVLVSATGIEFAYSQAPPSMKGVVMSFWYLTTTVGNLWVLLSNVAVRNATVTSHIADTGLSEAAFLMFFFAAFAFLAALAFGLYARRYRMVDNYRPA from the coding sequence TTGACGACCTCCACCTTGCCGGCGCCCGCCGCCGATGCGCGGCTGCCGCGCCAGATCCCCTTCATCATCGGCAACGAGGCGTGCGAGCGTTTCAGTTTCTACGGGATGCGCAACATCCTGGTGCAGTTCCTGATCACCTCGCTGCTGCTGCAGGAGGTTGGCGCGCCGGAGCGCGATGCCGAAGCCAAGCACATCCTGCACAGTTTCATGATCGGGGTGTTCTTCTTCCCGCTGCTGGGCGGCTGGCTGGCCGATCGCTTCTTCGGCAAGTACACCACCATCATCTGGTTCAGCCTGATCTACTGCGCCGGCCACGCCTGCCTGGCGTTGTTCGAAGACAGCCGCAGCGGGTTTTTTGTCGGCCTGGGCCTGATCGCGTTCGGTGCCGGCGGCATCAAACCCTTGGTGGCCTCGTTCATGGGCGACCAGTTCGACCAGTCCAACAAGCATCGGGCCAAGGTGGTGTTCGACGCGTTCTACTGGATCATCAACTTCGGTTCGCTGTTTGCCTCGTTGTTGATCCCGTTGGCGCTCAAGCACCTGGGCCCGTCGTGGGCATTCGGCATTCCCGGCATCTTGATGTTCATCGCCACGGCGGTGTTCTGGCTGGGCCGCAAGCGCTACGTTCGGGTGCCGTTGCCGCCCAAGGACCCGCATGGGTTTGGCGCCGTGGTGCGCAGTGCGTTGCTGGCGCATGCGCCGGGCCAGGGGCGCCCGGGCCTGGCACTGGCGGCGATCAGCGTCTTGCTGGCGCTGGCCTGTTTGGGATTGACCGAGCAGCTAGGCCTGGTGATCTGCCTGTGCATGGCGCTGGTGCTGCTGCTGGCCGGCATTGGCGGCGGCACGTGGTGGCAGCTGGAACGTGCCCGCGGCACGCATCCGGATGCGGCGGTCGATGGCGTGCGCGCGTTGCTGCGGGTGCTGGTGATCTTCGCGCTGGTGACGCCGTTCTTTTCCTTGTTCGATCAGAAGGCCTCCACCTGGGTGCTGCAGGGCCGCGAGATGAGGATGCCGGCGTGGTTCACCGCCTCGCAGATGCAGGCGCTGAATCCGCTGCTGGTGATGCTGCTGATTCCCTTCAACAACCTGGTGCTGTATCCGTTGCTGCGTCGCCTGGGCTGGGAGCCCACCTCGCTGCGGCGCATGACCAGCGGCATCGCCTTCAGCGGCGTGGCGTGGATTGCGGTCGGTGCGATCCAGGTGGCGATGGATGGCGGTGAGCCGATGCACATCGCCTGGCAGATCCTGCCCTACGCCTTGCTCACCTTCGGCGAAGTGCTGGTGTCGGCCACCGGGATCGAGTTTGCCTACAGCCAGGCGCCGCCGTCGATGAAGGGCGTGGTGATGAGTTTCTGGTACCTGACCACCACGGTCGGCAACCTGTGGGTGCTGCTCTCGAATGTGGCTGTTCGCAACGCCACGGTGACCTCGCATATCGCCGATACTGGGCTCAGCGAAGCGGCGTTTTTGATGTTCTTCTTCGCGGCCTTCGCGTTCCTGGCAGCACTGGCCTTCGGCCTGTACGCGCGCCGGTATCGCATGGTCGACAACTACCGTCCTGCCTGA